The sequence below is a genomic window from Sylvia atricapilla isolate bSylAtr1 chromosome 26, bSylAtr1.pri, whole genome shotgun sequence.
gccatgagagcaaaggctgagagaggaaggagaagatggAATAAATGGCACCTTATGCCCACCCGTGACACCTCTCCTGGTGTGGGGGACACGCAGACGGGCAGAGGAGCAGGTCTGGGGTTCTGTAAGATCCCAAGTGgaatggagcagagctgtgggctggggagggtgCAGACCTGGCCCTCACTGACCACAACACCTAAAGACAAGAGTTTTCTTGCTACAGGGTGACATTTCACGGCTGGGCTGGTGGCATTTGGGGGCAGCACATGGCAGCAATTGTTTTTAGAAAAGCCACTTCCCCTGACAGGTTACAGGCACTATGTTCACACTGAGCCAAACACTGACAAGacaaaagaatttttccttgctgctcttCCCAATTGCTCCTTGAGCACCTGGAAAACAGAGATGTCACTGAGGCCAAACTGGGCTGACACAAAGCTGTCACCCTGCGCCATCGAGGCAactccagggacagcactgccacccCTTACACTGTGCTTTTGAGATGACATCTCCAAACCTTGGCTCTGAGGGCTTATGCTCAAGGATCTTCACCCAAGCCTTGCCACGGAAGGAAGTTGGCTGGATTTGCTGTCCAAGTAACATCTTAAACcactgaaatgcagctgaaaagCCCCATTTTTTGTTGCAAGGCCTGGGGATTCAGGGATGGTGAGAAAGACTCTGGCTCATCAGGACTACTCCCTGGCCTGCAGGACTCAGAGGGGATGAAGAAGTTCGGCAAGTTTGTGAACAACTCATACATCTTCTCAGACTTCCAATTTTGTTCAATTTATGGATTTTTCTTGACTAGTCTCTGTAAGTCCAGTTGTCCATGACTGCCACCTCCAATTCTTGGGGCAGAATCAAAGGATTTGtgaacttttaaatatttttgtaggGTTTCAATctttccagggctgggacactgctccatccctcctggccctgggacAGGGGCACTGAGCGAGCCCCAGCCCCTGAGCAGTAGGTACTTTGCAGCTCCAACACTGTCTCACCAGTGGAGGAGGAACTCTCATGgatgaaacaaaaagcagctgctgagccctcCAATTTGCACTCCAGAGCATGAATGGGAGTCAAGGCTGTCACACATGGAGGAAAACCTCATCCATCTCCCTGCCCACTGCTTCAGCAGCAAGAAGAACCCAAGGGAAGGAAGTGTCATAACCTGACGAGATGATTAGGCTAAAACGTGTCTGTTACAAAGGCAAGAAGAACGTGGGTTACTGGAACCACTGAGCTTTCCTGGCCttcccagggacagagctggggctgctgaggtCTCACCACGCAGAAGGAAGGGTGGGAGCAGCACGCCAGGGAAAGCCAGGAGCACCCCAAAAGCTTCAGAGCGATGGTTGGATGTTGGgaagccccagggcagggccaggggcagcagggactgTCCCATCCTGCCCTGGCACTTGGAGTGGCTCAGCTTGGAGCTGCCACAGGGGCTGAGGCCACAGTGCCCAGGTGTGGGTGGGACATAAGCACTGCCCTGAGTGCTTCCAGCAGGGTTTGCCAGAGCACAAAGCACAGCGGAGCACGGAGGACCACCAGGTTATGCCAaaacctggggctgctgggaagTGCCAAAGGACCTAATCCTGTTTGCCAgtccctccctttccctgtgccaAAGCAACACAGCTTCCCctggagcccaggctggagcagcacaggggagagATGGATCctgcaggggagaggggagTTCCCCACATCCCCCCAGACCAGCACCCACATCCTGTGCACCATGCTGCCTGACTGggttctgcagagctgggaagaacCAGGcacaaaatgtttcagaaggggaaggagagggaagaaacaaaagtgaattCCTCATGGATGTTTTTGCATGGCCATCTCCAAACCGGTTGCTGCAGCTCAACACTGCCCAgcatctctttgttttctccacaCCTCTGGGGCATCCAGAGGGGCTGCCAGGgatcctcctcctgctgagcACACCAGAGTGCTCTGGAGTGACTGGGAATCCCTTGGAGTGAAGGGATGGCTGGCCCAgcttggctgctggagcacatGGTGCAGGAGAGggcctcctgctgccctccttcCCAGTGCTGAGAGAGGAGCTCACATGCAGGTGACAGAGCCAACTCACATCccacagcacagtgctgagCTCAGTTTGCCTCCATGGATGCCTGGGAGATGTGACAGCAGGTGACAGAGGGGTGTGAAGGCACCCCTCTCCCCGAGccagtattttgcatttctgatggTGGTGGCTCCACTGCAAGAAGGGATCCTGCTGCTGGTCGTGGCGTTGCCGAGGCTGGAGTGAGCCAGGTtgctgctcctttcctgccGTCCTCAggtctgctgctgcccagcttcCTGGCCCTGtatcccactgctgctgccgtgctccagctgcctctgcctcttcccagtgctccagctTTGTTCAGTTGGTCTTTGTTCAGCGCTGCTCCTGGaagtgcctccagcagctctagATGTGGGAAGAGGCGCTTCCCTTGTGCATcccttgctgctctgctcacctgGAAGCACCTCAGTGCCTTGGTTCTCCTCCACTCAGGGcctgctctctcccagcagctcgTCCTCCCCACGGCGATGCTCTGGAACTGCCGTGGGCCGTGTCCTCTCCCACAGGGGCCCGTGGGGCCTCGGGATCTCCGGGAACAAAGCAAAGCTCACCAAGCACCTCGGTCACCGCCGGGGGGAGCGGGAGCACTGCTGCCACTCACTTTGCTGTTTAACTTCCTTTTCCCAAATCAGAAGTGGCCAAAGCAAAGAGATGGTGAAGTCACCACATGAGTTTGTTTTTTGTCATGGAAGGTACAAGCCAGGCAAGGAAGAACATTCCCTCACTGTGGCTACATTCGCTTTTAGTGGCTTTCCGAGCCGAATCTGAGAATTCCTCTCTTTATATCCAGTCTCTCTTAATACAATTTTAATATTCTGGTTGATCCTAAAGATGCAACGTTAACTatagaaacagcagcagaaaagcgGAGGGTACAAGACAtgtttttatacaaaaaaaatttttttcgTTGCTTACAAAACATATGCaaaagaagctaaaaaaaaccaaaaggcaTTGCTATTTGTTCTACATAAAAAATCTCATAactaatgttcttttttttaaaaaaagaaatatcaagCTTAGGCACAattttgctgctggctgcttGTGAACAAGCCAAGAGAACACGCCACCCCCTCCTAACTGAGTGATATGTATTGACTGTTCTGCACTTTATACTTAAGgcaattttttgtttccattttgtttctGACAAAGTGTTTTTTCCACCCCTTACGTCACGCCAGGATCCATCTGCGTGTGTCAGTATGAGCAGTACTACAGTTTATGGTTCAACAGGGTTGCAGGTCACACTGAGGGTTTTCTTCCTACAGATCTCCATATCCAGAGGAACAAAAAGATCtaccgaaaaaaaaaaaaaaaaaaaaaaaaacaaaaaaaaaaaaaaaaacggtgAAACTGTGCTCCTTGCACAACGGGTCCCAAACTCCTGCAGctcatccctgcagggctgcagctgagctttGCCACCCCCAGGCAccccctggggcaggggacaccaAGGGACCGTGTCATCTCCATGCACTCCACAGGATCAGCTCCTGACCTACCACTCCTGGATGTGCTCAACCCCCCACCATCTCTGCACTGCTCAGATGCTCCTAGGTTCCCTTAAAAATGGGGACAGCCCATCGGAGTCTGTGCCTGCCACAGCCTCACCAGGGGTTTTTCACCTTCTCTGACTCACTTGGCATTTCTGGGACTTGCCCATCCCCTCTCATAGAGCCACAGGGAAAAGGAATTGCTGGTTTCCAGTAGCCAACTGGGGCAGGACTGggaggtgcagagcagagctgagcccacTCAGAGACCTCTGAACCCCCCCCtcccagctgtggggctgcactCTGCTGTGGGCCAGAGCCTTTGGATGTCCGTGGGGCATGtgacacacagagagaaaaatggaatggcttgggtttGAAGATTAAAGTTCATCTTattccagccccagccatgggcagggacaccttccactatctcaggttgctccaagcccctccagcctggccttggacacttgcagggatggggcagccacagctgctctgggcgCCCTGTGCCAGGCCTCGCACACATGCAGGTCATTGATTTCAGGGAAATGAAGCAGGGccaaggctggtgctgagggAGTGGGGCTGACCAGACAGGGCAGAGCAGCGTGTGGGAAGAGGGCTGGACCCAACCTGGGATGTGGGATCAAAGGTGGGGAGCAGTACCTTTACATGTGCCCGACAGGGTTGTGACCATCTCCTAGACCAGGATGTGAAGCTGACAGTGTCATCTGGGGGTCTCCCACCACTCCGGACACTTTCTCCTCTTCCCGACGCTTCAAGCAGGCCGCTTTTGGGTTCAGATTGCGCTCTGTGCCCAAAACAGCAAGGGAGGAGAGCAACCTCAGTCTGGGCAACAGCATCAcccctggcagcagcatcccagagggACAGTTGCAGGCAGGCCCGTGTGAGGAGatgagctctgtgcagcactcgctgctgcctgcaggaatCTGCCAGGCCCCACTTAaacatggaatcatggaatggtttggttggaaggaATGTTAAAGGCCATCTTGTTACcaccatcccctgccatggacagggacaccttccactatccctgGTTGCtgcaagccctgtccagcctggccttggacactgccagggatccaggggcagccacagctgctctgggcaccctgtgccagggcatctCAATGTGCTTGTTACATGAACCCTTGAGTGCCTCAGCCAGCACTCAGAGTTGAGGACTGAATTTTCCAAAGTTGCTTAATGGGATCCAGGTGCCAAATTATGTTAAGCATgagtggagagagagaggagccTCAAATCCACCccgggccagggctggggcatgTTCAGCACCTAGAGGTGCTGCTAGTGCTGCAAACACACACCTCACACTGAAAGCAGGAGTCAGGACAGAGAAGCGTGAGCATGCAGAGACAGGGGGAGAGACAGGCCCCAAAATGCACCTGCCCGTGGTACCATACCTCGTACttgctgctccaggcccagaATGACCTGCACCGCTTGCTGTAGGATGATCAGTTTGGTCTGTGCTTTGTCCGTTTTTAAGTGCATCTGGCACATGCGTCCCAGTTCTTTAAAGGCCTCGTTAATGTCCCGCACACGCACCCTCTCCCTGGCGTTATTGGCCATTCTCCTCTCCCGGTCCCTCAGATCTTTGTCCTCCAGTGACAAGGCCTCGTCTGTACTGCTGGGTTCATAGCACCACAGGGGTTAGTCAGGGGGTGCCACCGAGGGGGGCTCTATGTTGCCATGCTGGAAGTGCTCCGGGTGTCCACTGCAAATGGCCCAAATGGCCTCACTTTGCAAAGCCAATTCCTCCGGGTGCTTcgcagagcagcccaggctgtgtcagctctgtgagcccagggaaggtgctgccagcacagggccagGTGCCcagggggctggaggggccACTGGGGGCAAGGGTGGGCACTGATGCAGCATCACCCACCAACCTCGACCCTCTGCAAAATTTTGccttcctgtttgttttcaacTGAAAACTCAAAGAGTGGGGGAGGGTCTCTGCCAAAACCATCAGGTTTGTCCCCCAAGGAAAGATTTTTGGCAGGAAGCAAATCCTTCCTTTAAAGATTTccttcccaaattccagctgcagctcccagtgctggtgTTTGGAgcagtggtgctgcagcagcaggagcagcttggCCTGGCACCCTCTTAGGGGCCACGGCAGCATTgggagcaggagcctgggctgctctgagGATCAGACTCAGATGCAGACACTGAATCTCGTTTTTCCACACAGCCAAAAGCGTGCCAGAAGGGgtgattttctttctcacacACAGTCAGAAGCTCTGAGAGAGGCCCCACTGCTGACAGCACCCCGTGGATGCCTgacacaggcagggatggggggaAGCAAAGTTGTGCTGGCAGCATCTTGAACCGTGGCCTTGCCCATCCCCTTGAAAGCACCAATTTAAGCCCAGACGACCTTCTCCCCCAGAGCAAAACTTCTTGCAGGAAGACACCTATATGAGGAGGGTTCTTGGGTGAGACCTGACACTGGGACAGCCTGTGGCCTTGGGCTCCTGGGGAGCCACGTGGGGACAAGCCTTTAGCAAAGAGGAGCCGCAGAGTCAGAGCTTTCTTGGAGAGTCTCTGGACAGTGCATGGCCAAGTGAAGGGGGAGCCGGGGTCCCTCAGGCAAGCACTGCCTGTGTGGGACAGAGTCAGTGGACACACTGcccactgtccctgctgcacCCTCTCCTCACTGCCttgtccctgtctgtgtcccctcctggctgccccagctggcactgccaccttCTCTCCACACGCCCAGGACAGGTGGGGAGACAGGGCCATCCTGTGCCCCCCATGCAGGATCCCAGatccttcctgcagcacagggtggTGGCTGTAGGTCTTTGCTGGTGGCCAGTCCTAGCTGGTGGCTCCCCCAGCAGGGACAAGGCCTGGATGTCACAGAtgggagcaggacagagccGTGCTCCCATCACCAGCACATAGTGGCAGCTTGCATTGTGTGAGGATGGGTTGCTTTGGCTGTCTTGTGCCCCTGGGGGTCACCAACCAGCCTAAAACTCATCagtctcctcctttcccttgctgtagctgctgtggcagtgggagGATCCTGGCAACCccctgggcacacagggacCTGATGGCTCCATGCCCATGGTAGTGCTGCCAGAGGGGATGTGAGGGAGGGATTCTCtcctggaaagcagcacaaacCCACAGAGGGGACGCTGCCTGTCTACACTAACTGCtgagggaggctgcagggctcagccacTTCCCTGGCTGCCTCCAGGAAGGGTTTAAAAAGGGACAAGCGTGGGAGACCAAAGTGAACATGGTGCCAACTCTGCCTAAGCCCTGCCCCACCCTTGGTCCTGCCTGGGATCCTTGAGCAGCAAGTACAAGGTAGAGTGGGACCACCGAGAGGTCACGGCTGGGGCATGTCTGTAGGAGATTGGAAAGAACagaaccaaaaaataaaaactcgaaataaaaaaaaaaaaatcaaaaggaaggggaaattaaaaaagaagacaggaaaaaatatacatgttatgaaaggcaaaaaattacaaactgaAGAGAGGCACAAAGGACTCCAACATCAAGGCACAGCAAggccagcagagaggagcacagccaggcacagcccccGACGCGTGTtaccacagctctgcagagagaaagggGTTATCTTGCCCGGCACCCCGCACTGCAGGCGGGGCAGGAGCGGGAGCATGCACTGCGGGATGCAGGACAAAGCAGCCACCCCTCGCTTCCCTCCCTGGCATTGTGCACACACACCACGATGCACACGTGTGTGGAAGGCAGCGAGAGTGCCCTGAGGGTGTCCCGGGGAGGGGCAGAGCCTGCAGGcgcctgctggcagctccaggctcaCAATGCACAGTGTTCCCAGCCTGTGTCTGACACCAGCGAGTGCAGGCAGCGATGGCTGCTCAGCCCATGGCATCCTGCTGCCCTTGCACATCTCTCGTGGTGCAAAGGCTTTGCCAAGTGCCACACTGCGgggacaggagcacagagcCCCCATCAGGCACAGAGGGGCCAGGAATGggctctgtgctcagagcagcccttggAGATGGCAGAGCTGGACCCCTCTGGGAGAGTTTCTAGTGGGGTTTCTGTCACTTTGCTGACCAAGCACTGAGCACTCCTGGCTGCGGGGAAGCAGGATGGCACAGATGTCCCCACAGGGACTGGCATGCAGCACACGCAGTGGCAGCAGGGGACAaaggagagaacagcagggatggatgcaaaaaaggcaaaaaaataaaaataaaaagacactgACAGCCTTGGGTTGATCCCCAAGGCCACAGGGGAGAGAGACAGTGCGAGGCACCACAGCACGTCAcaagagacagacagacagacagcccCGTGCCGATCAGATACGTAAAATATCACCACTCCGGGACCCTCACTGACCTCTAACTTGTTGCTCCAGGTTCAGTATGACTGATACGGCCTGGTGTAGGATTAGCAGTTTGGTCTGCGGTTTTTCGCTGTTTAGGTGCAGTTGGCACATGCGTCCGAGCTCTTTAAAGGCCTCGTTGATGTCACGAACCCGCAGGCGCTCACGGGCATTATTGGCGAccctcctttctctctctctctcggcTTTTTGCTCTGGGGGAAGAAGATcgtcctcctcatcctcatcttgACTAATGGTTTAAAATAAGAACGAGACAGGGACATTCCTCGTGTGCACTCTCAGCACTGGTCAACTCACAGACAAGAAACACACGGTGACGCACCAAGATGCCGAGCCCCCCATGtgccctgccagcacctgcTGGCCTGTGCCACAttcagggacacacaggggctTCGGAGAGAAGCAGTTAAGACTCTTCTTCTGCGTCTTTTCTGTTTCgtttttaaacagcaaagaaagaaaccacAATGTGATTAAGGCCTGAGCTTGTTGCTGGGGGAGTGCAGGGTGACCTAGACAAGGTGAAGGCCAACACTGGAATCtccagctggaatttgggaagaTGTAGCCCTCTGCCTTCAgggcaggagtggggctggtgctgcttcTCTAGGCACCATCACCCTGGTGAGGTCACCAAGCTGGTggcaaggcagcagagcagccaacACGATGAAGGACTCTACCTGAGCTACCTCCACTCCTCTGGCTGGATGTGACAGAGGATACAGGAGCCCAAagcagagatgctccaaggcAGGAAAGGGGTCAAACCATGTCTGACTGGGGCTGAGCACTTGCTCCTTTCCTGCAGGGCCCCAGGTGCCCAGACAGGCAGGTGGGGGATAAGGTGCATCCCTCTGGTTTAGGAGCATGAGGACACCCTGAGGCCACAGAgacaggagccagcaggaggGTGGCAGGGGCCTTTCCCCCTGGGGGCAGtagcaggagctgaggctgtgtGAGACCACACCAGGCTCCAgttgggaaggggctgggggggcctgtgctgcaggatgaCCACAGGCCAAACCAGGCCAAGCCCAGTGCCTGGGGGATCCTGGCAGCTGGACCCCAGCCCAAACACCCCtggcctgggagcagagaaattGGAGGGAGAGACCTGTTCAAAGAGCACCTTGTTCTATTCCTGGAGGGTTTcagctctttcttctcctcttctgaGTTATCTGCCACTGATGTGTTCTCTTcatcctccttctcttctctctttatTTCGCTCGTTCCTGAGGAGACGCTGCTCCGCCCCAGCCCCCCAGACAAgcctgcagagagagcagagccaCATGCAGAGTTTGAGGGGCCTGGTCCATACAGGAGGCTGAGGGTTTCCCAGGCCCTGTTCCTGCGGTGGCATCCCAAACTCGTTCTGCATTGCTGCTCCACAATGGAGGATGGGGGGGTGCTGGTTCTGCCCTGCTGACACTTCCCGTTCTCCCTCTTACTTCCCAGACCCTCCAGTTTGGGAACCCAACCTACACAGCAGAGCACTGTGAACTGCACACCCACACCTAGCAGGGGGGACAAGAAAATACAGATCAAACACGTAGGGTTAGATGGAATATTGGGAaagaattgttccctgggagggtggggtggccctggcacagggtgcccagagcagctgtggctgcctctggaacCCTGGAactgttccaggccaggttggaggaGGCTTGCAACAACGggctgggatagtggaaggtgaacctgcccatgggagggggTGGTaggagatgagctttaagatcccttccaagcCAGACCATTCTGGGACTTTGTGAAACtactggaaaaggctccaagTAGAAACTGCTCTTTGAATGCTGCAAGGAAGCACCAGCCTTGAAGAGACATCCATttcctcccaggctgctgctgcacaggccTGGACCCAAGCCCCACAGGTGACTCTCCACACTCCACAGTAGGTGAACCCCCAACACAGGTGAACCCTTGCACAGGTGAGACCCATCCTGcaccccagcagagctgccttaCCACTGTAtgtgtcctgctgcctgctgaggtccgggagggagctgggctgtgatGGAAGTGTGACATGGTTGTGGAGCAAGCTGGGGTTGCTGGACAGCCCATCTTCAGGGTGGCCTCCTCCCACctgcagcacaaggagcagAGCAAGCCTTAGGGGGGAATGTGTCATGGCCAGTGGGGACACTCACCTGGGCAGTCACCCAAGGACGTCCCCAGGGCTCCAGGCTGAGGCACAGCTGTGTGCTCCCCTCACACTCCCACACCTGAACTCTGGAGTGtgggagggaagaggcagcctgctccagcaccagctctcTGGGAccatgctggggacactgcagcttcctgctctgaacaggagctggggcagcccagagcccctgtcactgctgtcccttgCCTCGAGGAAAAGTGCCTTTGTGCCTGGTGCAAGGTCAGCACACCAGAGAGGACACATCCTGTGTCCATTGAGCACCGCTGTTTCCTaatccctgcagtgccaccagAGCAAGGGACATCCCAGCAACATGAACTTGGCTCCAAACAAGCTGGAGGCAAAGAGTGAGGGCCCCTTCTGAGcccacagccccaaggctgtgacacacaggctggggactgacaggacacagccagccctgctggctccccagctggcagcagcctaCAGAGAACAAGTCTCATTCCCTGCTCAGGAGCAGAATCCAGGAAGCCTGGAAGGGGATCACAACTGGTTCTCTGGGGACTGGAGATGTGTCACTGTTTGCTGCAGCAGGCAAGCAGCTCTGCCAAAAACACGCTGCTGTGGTCACCAACCTCTAGACAAGGGGAGAGCCAGGTGACCCAGCACAGGATCCCAGCATCCACGTGCCCACGGTGCCCTGGATTCATCACactccctggagctggaatgagCCCTTACACGCCAGCACTGTGCATGTGGCTGCACAAACCATTCAGAGCAGGGAATTCCTGGTGACACCTGGCACTCCTGTACCCACTGGatccctcttctcctccctgcatATCCCAGTGATGCCTTGAAGTTGTTTTGAGGGATTTCCAATCATCTTGCAGGGAAAGAAGAGCAGCTCTCTCACCACCTCTGCATGCCCTGAGAAGGAGCACAAGGGAAGAGCACACAGAGCTCGTGCCAAGGGTGGACTCgatgtccccagagcagctgtggctgcccctggatccctggaagtgttcaaaccaggctggacagggcttggagcaccctgggataggggaaggtgtccctgcctgtggcaggaggtggaacaagatgagctctgaggtccctccaacccaaaccactctgggattctgtgactcaACTCTCCCTTGCAGGAACATGGGAAGTGACTTCTGTGCCTGTCACCCATGTAACGCTGCTAACACCTCTTCCAAGATGGACCACACTCAGCTGTTCTTGCACCACCATGTCCCTCTGAATGCCAGGGCACCCCGCGCATGACACGTGTCCCCAGCTtgtccctgccagctgccacaACGCTCCCACACTCACCAGACTTGGGTGCCTGTTCCCCAGGGCCATGACTGAGGCGGGGAAGGcctggcccaggctgcccaCAGTGGCACTGTGTGGtggtgctgagcccagcagcccGTGCATGTCTCCGTGGTTGCTGGCCATGGCAGAGGTCTGGCCCACAGCGTGGTTCCTCAGCACATGGATGGCTTCATCCAACCTGTCttccattttgttttgctggaagGGCAGGACAGAGACAGGTCTGTGTTaagtgccccatccctggaagtgtccaaggttggatggggcttggagcactctGGTCTAGCAGAAGGTATCTCTACCCATGGCAGTGGGTGGAACTGtatgagctttaagatcccttccaccccaaacctttccatgatGCCAATCCGATTCCATGATTGCAGTCCCATAAAGCCAGCTGccccctgctgctctgcactaCAGAATGGCTAGTGGCAATCCTGGACTCAggtgccacagggcagggatggggagaatAACCCGCCCTCAGCCAGTGCCATTCCCCAAAGGCATGATGGGTCACGAGTGGaactgctcagggcagggaggcagaAACCTGCCAGGAATCCCTTAGCCTGGGCCAGACCCCAGAATAGGCCTGGGCCAGGGGCAGGGGTAGGGTGCCAGGCTGCGAGGGGACTCCAAGTCAGAGATGTAGCActtggctctgctcagctgctgccacccaAATACCCATCCCTGACCAAACAGCTGATTTCAGGCATTTAGGGCAGAGGGCATCACCCAAAAACCCTTCACCACCAAGCCCTGAGGGataagagagaaaaggagatgcTGGAATTTTTGGTGCCACTCACCAAAGTGTGGAGGCTCCCTTCGTAGCTGGGAGATAAGGCACCCGCTCCACCCGCCCGCGGCCACTGCGACGAGCCTGGGGACAAACGCAGAGTTGGGGACCGGCCATGGCCACGGCGGCCACTAGATGGGGCTGGAAGCTGGGACACCGCGGCACCGCACCGGCCACCGGCCACGCACAGCGCTGCTCGGCACGGCTCgggccacagcagcaccacccGGCACTGCACAGGCACTGTGGCACCTCATGGGACTGCGTGGGCCACCACAGCACCGCAAGGGCCACCATGGCACTGCACAGCACCACTGTGGCACCACATGCTCTGCATGGGccaccacagccccacacaAGTCCCCACGGCAGTGCACAGGCCACCACGACACTGTTTGACACCTCATGGGCCACCACAGAGCTGTGTGGCACTGCATGGACACTGTGGCACTGCGTGGCACTACGAGCTCTGCGCTGGCTCAGCCCTTCCGACCTCGAGAGGTGTGCAAATGGTCCTGGCCTCAGTGACTCGCTGTGACCTCAGGGCCACAGGGAGCCTGggcaccagctctgctgggcacagcagcactcctgTCCTGCACGAGGGGACCAGGGAATGGGCTTTCTGCAGGTGCTGAACATGGGTTTTAACCACTTGGCTGTTTCCCAGTTTCCACTGTGCTTTTCCCATGGGAGACAAatccagccacagcctctctgagaTGAGATGCTCAGAGACAGGGTCAGGAAGGACAGGAGAAGGTCCCAGGGTTGCTGCGAGCCCTGGGCTGAGTGTTTAGGGCTGACCTGGGAAATTTTCTGCCTGGGAGCTCCCCAAAGCAAACCTGGCCCCCCTTACCCTTTACATTGTCACTCACCTGCAAGGCCCTGCGGGGACCCGACCGGGGTGGAGGGGTTGGAGGAGAAGTTATTGCTAGAGTGGTCAGGGGAGTAAATCTGTAGGGACAGAAGGGGGACAGTTAGCAGTGCCACCCTGAGCTAGCTGCGCCCTCCCAGTGGCACTCTCCACCTGCTGGGAGCTCCCTTCCCAAATCCACAGCCAGCACAAAGACTGAGCCCAGTTCCCTCCAGTTCCTCCATTAACCTCAGAGTCTCTCTGTGCCCACTGTCAGCACCCCTGAGCGCAGCCTCTGCTCTTCAGGTCCCCTCTCAGGAGGAAGCAGGAGCTCTCAGGAATTGCTGTAGGGTGCACTGTCAGCACCCCTCTACCACCATGCAAAGATCACTGAACGGGACAGAGGCAACTCTCTGGTAACCCAGCGAGACCAA
It includes:
- the TCF3 gene encoding transcription factor E2-alpha isoform X4, whose translation is MNQQQQRMAAVGTDKELSDLLDFSMMFPLPVANGKNRPTTLASTQFGGSGLDERSGSGSWGTADQNSSTFDQGRQSYGEGPHYGEHRDLPSHNSISSSPFLGAGLVGKSSERASYSTFGRDTGMPGLNQPGFLPSEMGITSPSTLSPTGGKGGSQYFSYPNNPRRRGAESSIDGQPKKVRKVPPGLPSSVYPSNSGDDYSRDPAGYTPSKPPSTVYPGAFYMTDGLHNSPDLWSSPGAMSQSSYGAMLGSSSSPLPQSSGFNSLHQHERMNYQLHSGEVNGGLPSVSGFSSASTAYGVSSHTPPISGTDNMMGNRGTTAGSSGDALGKALASIYSPDHSSNNFSSNPSTPVGSPQGLAGSSQWPRAGGAGALSPSYEGSLHTLQNKMEDRLDEAIHVLRNHAVGQTSAMASNHGDMHGLLGSAPPHSATVGSLGQAFPASVMALGNRHPSLVGGGHPEDGLSSNPSLLHNHVTLPSQPSSLPDLSRQQDTYSGLSGGLGRSSVSSGTSEIKREEKEDEENTSVADNSEEEKKELKPSRNRTSQDEDEEDDLLPPEQKAERERERRVANNARERLRVRDINEAFKELGRMCQLHLNSEKPQTKLLILHQAVSVILNLEQQVRERNLNPKAACLKRREEEKVSGVVGDPQMTLSASHPGLGDGHNPVGHM
- the TCF3 gene encoding transcription factor E2-alpha isoform X12; translated protein: MNQQQQRMAAVGTDKELSDLLDFSMMFPLPVANGKNRPTTLASTQFGGSGLDERSGSGSWGTADQNSSTFDQGRSYGEGPHYGEHRDLPSHNSISSSPFLGAGLVGKSSERASYSTFGRDTGMPGLNQPGFLPSEMGITSPSTLSPTGGKGGSQYFSYPNNPRRRGAESSIDGQPKKVRKVPPGLPSSVYPSNSGDDYSRDPAGYTPSKPPSTVYPGAFYMTDGLHNSPDLWSSPGAMSQSSYGAMLGSSSSPLPQSSGFNSLHQHERMNYQLHSGEVNGGLPSVSGFSSASTAYGVSSHTPPISGTDNMMGNRGTTAGSSGDALGKALASIYSPDHSSNNFSSNPSTPVGSPQGLAGSSQWPRAGGAGALSPSYEGSLHTLQNKMEDRLDEAIHVLRNHAVGQTSAMASNHGDMHGLLGSAPPHSATVGSLGQAFPASVMALGNRHPSLVGGGHPEDGLSSNPSLLHNHVTLPSQPSSLPDLSRQQDTYSGLSGGLGRSSVSSGTSEIKREEKEDEENTSVADNSEEEKKELKPSRNRTSSTDEALSLEDKDLRDRERRMANNARERVRVRDINEAFKELGRMCQMHLKTDKAQTKLIILQQAVQVILGLEQQVRERNLNPKAACLKRREEEKVSGVVGDPQMTLSASHPGLGDGHNPVGHM
- the TCF3 gene encoding transcription factor E2-alpha isoform X10, producing MNQQQQRMAAVGTDKELSDLLDFSMMFPLPVANGKNRPTTLASTQFGGSGLDERSGSGSWGTADQNSSTFDQGRQSYGEGPHYGEHRDLPSHNSISSSPFLGAGLVGKSSERASYSTFGRDTGMPGLNQVYPSNSGDDYSRDPAGYTPSKPPSTVYPGAFYMTDGLHNSPDLWSSPGAMSQSSYGAMLGSSSSPLPQSSGFNSLHQHERMNYQLHSGEVNGGLPSVSGFSSASTAYGVSSHTPPISGTDNMMGNRGTTAGSSGDALGKALASIYSPDHSSNNFSSNPSTPVGSPQGLAGSSQWPRAGGAGALSPSYEGSLHTLQNKMEDRLDEAIHVLRNHAVGQTSAMASNHGDMHGLLGSAPPHSATVGSLGQAFPASVMALGNRHPSLVGGGHPEDGLSSNPSLLHNHVTLPSQPSSLPDLSRQQDTYSGLSGGLGRSSVSSGTSEIKREEKEDEENTSVADNSEEEKKELKPSRNRTRCSLNSQDEDEEDDLLPPEQKAERERERRVANNARERLRVRDINEAFKELGRMCQLHLNSEKPQTKLLILHQAVSVILNLEQQVRERNLNPKAACLKRREEEKVSGVVGDPQMTLSASHPGLGDGHNPVGHM